A region of Piscinibacter gummiphilus DNA encodes the following proteins:
- a CDS encoding TRAP transporter substrate-binding protein — MNPTSFLSNRRTVLRGLGALPVASVAGLPRIARAAEFSLKYGNNLPVTHPLNIRAQEAADRIAKETKGRVEIKIFPNNQLGGDTDMLAQVRSGGIDFFTPSALVIATLVPVAAINAVGFAFSDRNQVWNAMDGKIGAHVRAAIGKMRLHAFEKMWDNGFRQITSSKGPVTSAKDMDGLKIRVPVSPLSVSMFKALGAAPASLQFSEVYSALQTKIVDAQENPLPIIQVAKLYEVQKNCSLSNHIWDGYWFIANGRMWESLPADLKTIVSTALNDAGLQQREDIRKLNDTVQADLQAKGLAFNTSSPDTFRAKLRDAGFYSEWKGRFGAEAWGLLEQSVGKLA; from the coding sequence ATGAATCCCACTTCCTTCCTGTCGAACCGCCGCACCGTGCTGCGCGGTCTCGGTGCCCTCCCGGTCGCTTCGGTCGCCGGCCTGCCCCGCATCGCGCGTGCGGCCGAGTTCTCGCTGAAGTACGGCAACAACCTGCCGGTCACGCACCCGCTCAACATCCGCGCGCAGGAAGCGGCCGACCGCATCGCGAAGGAAACCAAGGGTCGCGTCGAGATCAAGATCTTCCCGAACAACCAGCTCGGTGGCGACACCGACATGCTGGCCCAGGTGCGTTCGGGCGGCATCGACTTCTTCACGCCGTCGGCACTCGTCATCGCGACGCTGGTGCCGGTGGCCGCCATCAACGCCGTGGGCTTCGCGTTCTCCGACCGCAACCAGGTGTGGAACGCGATGGACGGCAAGATCGGCGCCCACGTGCGCGCGGCCATCGGCAAGATGCGCCTGCACGCGTTCGAGAAGATGTGGGACAACGGCTTCCGCCAGATCACGAGCAGCAAGGGCCCGGTCACCAGCGCGAAGGACATGGACGGCCTGAAGATCCGCGTGCCGGTGAGCCCGCTGTCGGTCAGCATGTTCAAGGCCCTGGGCGCCGCGCCCGCGAGCCTGCAGTTCAGCGAGGTGTACTCGGCGCTGCAGACGAAGATCGTCGACGCGCAGGAGAACCCGCTGCCCATCATCCAGGTGGCCAAGCTGTACGAGGTGCAGAAGAACTGCTCGCTGTCGAACCACATCTGGGACGGCTACTGGTTCATCGCCAACGGCCGCATGTGGGAGAGCCTGCCGGCCGACCTGAAGACCATCGTCTCCACCGCGCTGAACGACGCGGGCCTGCAGCAGCGCGAGGACATCCGCAAGCTCAACGACACCGTGCAGGCCGACCTGCAGGCCAAGGGCCTCGCGTTCAACACGTCGTCGCCCGACACATTCCGCGCGAAGCTGCGCGACGCGGGCTTCTACAGCGAGTGGAAGGGCCGTTTCGGCGCCGAGGCCTGGGGGCTGCTGGAGCAGTCCGTCGGCAAGCTGGCCTGA
- a CDS encoding glutathione S-transferase family protein, with product MPPKLYAHPFSSYCQKVLIALYENGTAFEYRTLEDPKANEELAALWPMKRFPVMVDGGRTILEASLIIEHLDHAHRGPVRFVPDTPEAALDVRTMDRFFDNYVSTPQQKVVFNAIRPEAVRDPYGVDEAKAMLETSYRWLDRVMADREWAAGSTFSLADCAAAPALFYADWTHPIPDDCPNVKAYRQRLLARPSFARAVDEARKYRPYFPLGAPDRD from the coding sequence ATGCCCCCGAAGCTCTACGCCCACCCGTTCTCGTCCTACTGCCAGAAGGTGCTGATCGCCCTCTACGAGAACGGCACCGCCTTCGAGTACCGCACGCTCGAGGATCCGAAGGCGAACGAGGAGCTCGCCGCGCTGTGGCCCATGAAGCGTTTCCCGGTGATGGTGGACGGCGGGCGCACGATCCTCGAGGCGAGCCTGATCATCGAGCACCTCGACCACGCGCACCGCGGCCCGGTGCGCTTCGTGCCCGACACGCCCGAAGCCGCGCTGGACGTGCGCACGATGGACCGCTTCTTCGACAACTACGTGTCCACGCCGCAGCAGAAGGTGGTGTTCAACGCGATCCGGCCCGAGGCCGTGCGCGACCCCTACGGCGTGGACGAGGCGAAGGCGATGCTGGAGACGTCGTACCGCTGGCTCGATCGCGTGATGGCGGACCGCGAGTGGGCCGCAGGCAGCACCTTCAGCCTCGCCGACTGCGCCGCGGCGCCCGCGCTGTTCTATGCCGACTGGACCCACCCGATCCCGGACGACTGCCCGAACGTCAAGGCGTACCGGCAGCGGCTGCTGGCGCGGCCGTCGTTCGCTCGCGCAGTGGATGAAGCGCGGAAGTACCGGCCGTACTTCCCGCTGGGGGCGCCCGACCGCGACTAG
- a CDS encoding VOC family protein, translating to MKLGYTILYVPNVEASLKFFSAAFGLETKFLHESGTYGELATGETTLAFAAHELGHGNFAGGHVAASESEKPLGMELGLVTDDIGAAHARALHHGAKELTAPVRKPWGQVVSYVRCPAGTLIELCTPVGGR from the coding sequence ATGAAACTCGGATACACCATCCTCTACGTCCCGAACGTCGAGGCTTCCTTGAAGTTCTTTTCCGCCGCCTTCGGACTCGAAACGAAGTTCCTCCATGAATCCGGCACCTACGGCGAACTCGCCACGGGCGAGACGACCCTGGCCTTCGCCGCGCATGAACTCGGCCATGGCAACTTCGCGGGTGGCCACGTCGCGGCCTCCGAGTCCGAGAAGCCGCTGGGCATGGAGCTGGGTCTGGTCACCGACGACATAGGCGCGGCGCACGCACGGGCACTCCACCATGGCGCGAAGGAACTCACCGCGCCGGTCCGCAAGCCCTGGGGGCAAGTGGTCTCCTACGTCCGCTGCCCCGCCGGCACGCTCATCGAGCTCTGCACGCCCGTGGGCGGCCGGTAG
- a CDS encoding GntR family transcriptional regulator: MTNDEKPSSRFGLSGTPLDVSSGIALNVQLAELFRYQVLSGQWPAGHRLDNFEVLAARYRVARITVRQAVARLVHEGLLSAQRGRGTVVLPHAAPAALAAPRVGGTWTDEAQIRLVHKQRVTALPDEFRGDFEVFDSYVEIAKLHTVRDAPFAMVRLFVASEIYRHFPRRAAETSKLLRLMFVHGGESVSQLRQRLTVEPADLVQAQHLHCAVGSPVARILRQLHGADRRVAYSALSWYRGESFEMDITLPRDLVEDSSPALIAPRAR, encoded by the coding sequence ATGACGAACGACGAAAAACCCTCCAGCCGATTCGGTCTTTCCGGCACGCCGCTCGATGTGTCGAGCGGGATCGCGCTGAACGTGCAGCTGGCCGAACTGTTCCGCTATCAGGTGCTGTCGGGCCAGTGGCCCGCCGGCCACCGGCTGGACAACTTCGAGGTGCTGGCCGCGCGCTACCGCGTGGCGCGCATCACGGTGCGGCAGGCCGTTGCGCGGCTCGTTCACGAGGGGCTGCTGAGCGCGCAGCGGGGCCGGGGCACCGTGGTCCTGCCGCATGCGGCGCCGGCCGCGCTGGCCGCGCCGCGGGTGGGAGGCACGTGGACCGACGAGGCGCAGATCCGCCTCGTGCACAAGCAGCGCGTGACGGCGCTGCCCGACGAGTTCCGTGGCGACTTCGAGGTCTTCGATTCGTACGTCGAGATCGCGAAGCTCCACACGGTGCGCGACGCACCGTTCGCGATGGTGCGGCTGTTCGTGGCCTCCGAGATCTACCGCCACTTCCCGCGGCGGGCCGCCGAGACGTCGAAGCTGCTGCGCCTGATGTTCGTCCACGGCGGCGAGTCGGTCAGCCAGTTGCGCCAGCGCCTGACCGTCGAACCGGCCGACCTCGTGCAGGCCCAGCACCTGCACTGTGCGGTGGGTTCACCCGTCGCGCGCATCCTGCGCCAGCTGCACGGCGCCGACCGCCGCGTGGCCTACAGCGCGCTGTCGTGGTACCGCGGCGAGTCGTTCGAGATGGACATCACGCTGCCGCGCGACCTGGTAGAGGACAGTTCGCCGGCGCTGATCGCGCCGCGGGCGAGGTGA
- a CDS encoding CaiB/BaiF CoA transferase family protein — protein MTTRPDSTARERLTAPDADDTRTLPLAGLIVIDLTLARAGPTCVRHLADWGANVIRVQAPDDGSEEVIGRRDGSDYQNLHRNKRVVTLDLKSPEGHAAFLALAREADVVVENMRVKVKHRLKVSYEDVRAVNPRIVYGSISGFGQTGPYADRPGVDQIAQGMSGTMSVTGEPGTPPLRTGIAVADVTAGNTLALAIMMALYARERTGEGAWVHTSLLESQIFMLDFQATRFLVDQVVPRAVGNAHPTAVPTGVFATSDGHVALGASSSAQWKHLCEVTGRTDWAADPQWQTQRGRAKDRARLHAAIGDELLKRDTAHWVEALNAAGIPIGPIYDIGQVFADPQVRHLGMALPVRHPRFGDTHLLGSPINVEGHAKRIRSTAPLTGEHTDSVLSALGYAPEDIAAMRAQRVI, from the coding sequence ATGACGACCCGACCCGACTCGACGGCGCGCGAGCGCCTCACCGCCCCCGATGCCGACGACACCCGCACCCTGCCCCTCGCCGGCCTGATCGTGATCGACCTCACCCTCGCCCGCGCCGGCCCCACCTGCGTGCGCCACCTGGCCGACTGGGGTGCGAACGTGATCCGCGTGCAGGCGCCCGACGACGGCAGCGAGGAGGTGATCGGCCGCCGCGACGGCTCCGACTACCAGAACCTGCACCGCAACAAGCGCGTCGTGACACTCGACCTGAAATCGCCCGAAGGCCACGCCGCGTTCCTCGCGCTGGCCCGCGAGGCCGACGTGGTGGTGGAGAACATGCGCGTGAAGGTGAAACATCGCCTGAAGGTGTCGTACGAGGACGTGCGCGCGGTGAACCCGCGCATCGTCTACGGCAGCATCAGCGGCTTCGGCCAGACCGGCCCGTATGCCGACCGCCCCGGCGTCGACCAGATCGCGCAGGGCATGAGCGGCACGATGTCGGTGACGGGCGAACCCGGCACGCCACCGCTGCGCACCGGCATCGCGGTGGCCGACGTGACCGCGGGCAACACGCTGGCCCTCGCGATCATGATGGCGCTCTACGCGCGGGAGCGCACCGGCGAAGGTGCCTGGGTCCACACCTCGCTGCTGGAGAGCCAGATCTTCATGCTCGACTTCCAGGCCACGCGTTTCCTCGTGGACCAGGTGGTGCCCCGCGCGGTGGGCAACGCGCATCCCACCGCGGTGCCCACCGGCGTCTTCGCGACGAGCGACGGCCACGTGGCGCTGGGCGCCTCGTCGTCGGCGCAATGGAAGCACCTGTGCGAAGTCACCGGCCGCACCGACTGGGCGGCCGACCCGCAATGGCAGACCCAGCGCGGCCGCGCGAAAGACCGCGCCCGGCTGCACGCGGCCATCGGTGACGAACTGCTGAAGCGCGATACCGCGCACTGGGTCGAGGCGCTCAACGCCGCGGGCATCCCCATCGGCCCCATCTACGACATCGGCCAGGTCTTCGCCGACCCGCAGGTGCGACACCTCGGCATGGCGCTGCCGGTGCGCCACCCGCGCTTCGGTGACACACACCTGCTCGGCTCGCCCATCAACGTCGAGGGCCATGCAAAGCGCATCCGCTCGACGGCGCCGCTCACGGGCGAACACACCGACAGCGTGCTTTCCGCGCTCGGCTACGCGCCCGAGGACATCGCGGCGATGAGGGCCCAGCGCGTGATCTGA
- a CDS encoding enoyl-CoA hydratase, producing MHDSPSSERYADGRILLDCHDGIATIRFNHPEKHNAMSVEMWEGFGFALQAARDDATVRVLVLTGEGGKAFVSGGDISQFEETHRTPEARAEMERRAGAWRRLLSGFPRPTISSIRGYCIGGGLGLALATDIRLAAHGSQFGIPAAKLNIAYPFDGMRLLMQAVGPSWARLLMFTAMRIGSDEAERIGLVNRAVPGDELEAATHDIARQIAANAPLSVAAARLTIREALKDPADRDLGAIADIARACALAEDTVEGRRAFMEKRTPRFTGR from the coding sequence ATGCACGACAGCCCTTCTTCAGAACGCTATGCGGACGGCCGCATCCTGCTCGACTGCCACGACGGCATCGCCACCATCCGCTTCAACCACCCCGAGAAGCACAACGCGATGTCGGTCGAGATGTGGGAGGGTTTCGGCTTCGCGCTGCAGGCCGCCCGTGACGACGCCACCGTGCGTGTGCTGGTGCTCACGGGTGAAGGTGGCAAGGCGTTCGTGTCGGGCGGCGACATCAGCCAGTTCGAGGAAACCCATCGCACGCCGGAGGCCCGCGCCGAGATGGAACGGCGCGCGGGCGCGTGGCGCAGGCTGCTGTCGGGCTTCCCGCGCCCCACGATCTCGTCGATCCGCGGGTACTGCATCGGCGGCGGCCTGGGGCTCGCGCTGGCCACCGACATCCGCCTCGCCGCCCACGGCAGCCAGTTCGGCATCCCCGCCGCGAAGCTCAACATCGCCTACCCGTTCGACGGCATGCGCCTGCTGATGCAGGCCGTGGGGCCGTCGTGGGCGCGGCTGCTGATGTTCACGGCGATGCGCATCGGCAGCGACGAGGCGGAACGCATCGGCCTGGTGAACCGCGCCGTGCCCGGTGACGAACTCGAGGCGGCCACGCACGACATCGCCCGGCAGATCGCGGCCAACGCGCCGCTGTCGGTGGCGGCCGCGCGCCTCACCATCCGCGAGGCGCTGAAGGACCCGGCCGACCGCGACCTGGGCGCCATCGCCGACATCGCCCGGGCGTGTGCGCTCGCCGAGGACACCGTCGAGGGCCGCCGCGCCTTCATGGAGAAGCGCACGCCGCGCTTCACCGGTCGTTGA
- a CDS encoding LacI family DNA-binding transcriptional regulator translates to MRGSEVFPRIEDVAERAQVSLATVDRVLHGRGGVRPSTVQRVMQAATALGYVSQAQLADATAPKPLRIAFLIPAGSNRFLRMLGDLIGYAHEQWAPFNVRCQAVFIEAFNPEALAQHLLKEGKRSDGVAFMALEHPLVREAVAELAERGVPTVTLISDLSNSRRAAYVGLDNRAAGRTAAYLIARFMGPAATRGAKVAMIAGSLSYRAHEEREAGFLHLFEEQYPEVRVVGLREGRDDAERNYEQARALFQQHGDLAGIYNIGGGAEGIGRAIHELSPACKPVFIGHGLTPDTRALLIAGTMDAVITQNPQGAVANCVRIFANLRDRRDVLSGVEHVRSQVIFRENLP, encoded by the coding sequence ATGAGGGGATCTGAGGTGTTTCCACGCATTGAAGACGTCGCCGAACGCGCCCAGGTCTCCCTCGCCACCGTCGACCGCGTGCTGCACGGCCGCGGCGGCGTGCGCCCGAGCACCGTGCAGCGCGTGATGCAGGCGGCCACGGCGCTCGGGTACGTGTCGCAGGCCCAGCTGGCCGACGCCACCGCGCCGAAGCCGCTGCGCATCGCGTTCCTCATCCCCGCCGGCAGCAACCGGTTCCTGCGCATGCTGGGCGACCTGATCGGCTACGCCCACGAGCAGTGGGCCCCGTTCAACGTGCGCTGCCAGGCCGTCTTCATCGAGGCCTTCAACCCCGAGGCCCTCGCGCAGCACCTGCTGAAGGAAGGCAAGCGGTCCGACGGCGTCGCCTTCATGGCGCTCGAGCACCCGCTCGTGCGCGAAGCCGTCGCCGAACTCGCCGAACGCGGCGTGCCCACCGTCACGCTGATCTCCGACCTGTCGAACTCCCGCCGCGCCGCCTACGTGGGCCTCGACAACCGCGCCGCGGGCCGCACCGCGGCCTACCTGATCGCGCGGTTCATGGGGCCGGCCGCCACACGCGGCGCGAAGGTCGCGATGATCGCGGGCTCGCTCAGCTACCGTGCGCACGAGGAACGCGAGGCCGGCTTCCTGCACCTGTTCGAGGAGCAGTACCCGGAGGTGCGCGTGGTGGGCCTGCGCGAAGGCCGCGACGACGCCGAACGCAACTACGAACAGGCCCGCGCGCTCTTCCAGCAGCACGGCGACCTCGCGGGCATCTACAACATCGGCGGCGGCGCGGAAGGCATCGGCCGGGCCATCCACGAGTTGTCCCCCGCCTGCAAGCCCGTGTTCATCGGCCACGGCCTCACGCCCGACACCCGCGCGCTGCTGATCGCCGGCACGATGGATGCGGTGATCACACAGAACCCGCAAGGCGCGGTGGCGAACTGCGTGCGCATCTTCGCGAACCTGCGGGATCGGCGGGATGTGCTGAGCGGGGTGGAGCATGTGCGGAGTCAGGTGATCTTTCGGGAGAACCTGCCCTGA
- a CDS encoding peptidase inhibitor family I36 protein, translating into MNNDLQRSARIRPTPRTATALAALALLAACGGGGSGGAGTATETDASASDAAEVAEATAAGGPVCFFEHVNYQGASYCSGADSAWVGSAWNDRISSVKVQAGYKVQLFQHINYGGGSTTLSADNANLVALGFNDAASSFKVTAPVTPPTTGPSPVASIQIAQSLLFNSNDSALVLVANKAALIKVNITGSNPKASKPTGVLRVSNVNGGATRDIVLTLPTGDLPATTPAVPSFTDSYTATVPAEFVKAGLRLTVNVGDTTPTTLTPRVGGGVPMTLVPISVRIGGTSGQVPANQGPHIQALFPVASVTVRNHATYTSGRVTTLPTTDSGWSDAFGKILGELADLHTLEGAQDHDHYFGFIPKRTWGLAGLAYLRGSAGVGFDMPSAPTSVRDVVAHELGHNFSLPHAACGGAGSPDPNYPYPDANLGKPGRYVWPYLSDTNTFYDPRPTDRHDIMSYCGGQVFSDYNYRQMQTYLTPTDRQVLAAGSDRDTTAAVQELLLISGEIRADGTGELNPVKSLSGKPRVPAAGDYTLRIVADTGTVEYPFAPRTLDHDASTEHFGFTVPNPGAVQSVTVVRDGKVLLNTQARAQRLQAGDAVATQVQEAAGTLRLTWDATRHAFLTVTWVGTGGERRTLAQDLRGGSATLPTADLPAGGSFELIRSDGLNAVRSVHGR; encoded by the coding sequence GTGAACAACGACCTGCAACGTTCCGCGCGCATCCGCCCCACGCCCCGCACCGCCACGGCCCTGGCCGCCCTGGCGCTGCTCGCCGCCTGCGGCGGTGGCGGAAGCGGCGGCGCTGGCACCGCCACCGAGACCGACGCGAGCGCATCGGATGCGGCGGAGGTCGCGGAAGCCACGGCCGCCGGCGGCCCGGTCTGCTTCTTCGAACACGTCAACTACCAGGGCGCCAGCTACTGCTCCGGGGCCGATTCGGCGTGGGTGGGCTCGGCGTGGAACGACCGCATCTCTTCGGTGAAGGTGCAGGCCGGGTACAAGGTGCAGCTGTTCCAGCACATCAACTACGGCGGCGGGTCGACCACGCTGTCGGCCGACAACGCCAATCTGGTGGCCCTCGGCTTCAACGACGCCGCGTCGTCATTCAAGGTCACGGCGCCCGTCACCCCGCCCACCACGGGCCCGTCCCCGGTGGCCAGCATCCAGATCGCCCAATCCCTGCTGTTCAACAGCAACGACAGCGCCCTGGTGCTCGTGGCCAACAAGGCCGCGCTCATCAAGGTCAACATCACGGGCAGCAACCCGAAGGCCAGCAAGCCCACAGGCGTCCTCCGCGTGAGCAACGTCAATGGCGGCGCCACGCGCGACATCGTGCTGACCCTGCCCACCGGCGACCTGCCCGCGACCACGCCGGCCGTGCCCAGCTTCACCGATTCGTACACCGCCACGGTGCCCGCCGAGTTCGTGAAAGCCGGCCTGCGCCTCACGGTGAACGTGGGCGACACCACGCCCACGACACTCACGCCGCGGGTGGGCGGCGGCGTGCCGATGACGCTGGTTCCGATTTCCGTGCGCATCGGCGGCACCTCGGGCCAGGTGCCCGCCAACCAGGGGCCGCACATCCAGGCGCTGTTCCCCGTGGCCAGCGTGACGGTGCGCAACCACGCCACCTACACGTCGGGCCGGGTGACCACGCTGCCGACGACCGACTCCGGCTGGAGCGATGCTTTCGGCAAGATCCTCGGCGAGCTGGCGGACCTGCACACCCTCGAAGGTGCGCAGGACCACGACCACTACTTCGGCTTCATCCCCAAGCGCACATGGGGCCTCGCCGGCCTGGCCTACCTCCGCGGCAGCGCGGGCGTGGGCTTCGACATGCCGAGCGCGCCCACCTCGGTGCGCGACGTGGTGGCGCACGAGCTGGGCCACAATTTCTCGCTGCCCCACGCCGCGTGCGGCGGCGCCGGCAGCCCCGACCCGAACTACCCGTACCCGGACGCCAACCTCGGCAAGCCGGGCCGCTACGTGTGGCCGTACCTGAGCGACACGAACACCTTCTACGACCCGCGGCCCACCGACCGGCACGACATCATGAGCTACTGCGGCGGCCAGGTGTTCTCCGACTACAACTACCGCCAGATGCAGACCTACCTGACGCCCACCGACCGGCAGGTGCTGGCCGCGGGAAGCGATCGGGACACCACGGCAGCGGTGCAGGAACTGCTGCTGATCAGCGGCGAGATCCGTGCCGACGGCACCGGCGAGCTGAACCCCGTGAAGTCGCTCTCGGGCAAGCCGCGCGTGCCCGCGGCGGGTGACTACACCCTTCGCATCGTCGCGGACACCGGCACGGTGGAGTACCCGTTCGCGCCACGCACGCTGGACCACGACGCGAGCACCGAGCACTTCGGTTTCACCGTTCCGAATCCCGGCGCCGTGCAGAGCGTGACGGTGGTGCGCGACGGCAAGGTGCTGCTGAACACGCAGGCACGGGCGCAGCGGCTTCAAGCCGGCGATGCCGTGGCCACGCAGGTGCAGGAGGCCGCCGGCACGCTGCGGCTGACGTGGGATGCCACGCGCCACGCGTTCCTCACGGTCACGTGGGTGGGCACCGGCGGCGAGCGCCGCACGCTGGCGCAGGACCTTCGCGGTGGCTCGGCCACCCTTCCGACCGCCGACCTGCCCGCGGGCGGCAGCTTCGAGTTGATCCGCTCGGACGGCCTGAACGCGGTGCGCTCCGTGCACGGCCGCTGA
- a CDS encoding porin: MKWSLWGACALALSVCAVPLARAQLTLYGIADASIVRLQAGSRGGQWQIRDGGLNASRIGFLGNEDLGGGWRAGFNIESQINLGTGTGTATNLTNQPRGQTATGGFAWNRRSTLSLHSPYGELRLGRDYVTTFIPVYLFDPFATVGVASATNFQSWYTPSLAPMTLSRASNIVAYHLPPTVVKGMYAYAQAAPSEGSGARYAGLGAGYREGPLQFSLAVAEAKNPLGGSPGLSPGTTAPDNRLGVWAIGGGWEAVKGFRLMGIVHSQHFDRFGTTAANTEVNRRVDDWLLGFTWAFGVHTFKYSHVHRNDRGATDFDPSQDGAGYVHNLSKRTAIYLTYVHIRNGNNGTYNFSSSNFAPPPGESAQALQLGMNHTF, encoded by the coding sequence ATGAAGTGGTCCCTGTGGGGGGCGTGCGCCCTCGCCCTGTCCGTGTGCGCCGTCCCGTTGGCCCGGGCACAGCTCACGCTCTACGGCATCGCCGACGCGAGCATCGTGCGGCTGCAGGCCGGCAGCCGCGGCGGGCAATGGCAGATCCGGGACGGCGGCCTCAACGCGAGCCGCATCGGTTTCCTGGGCAACGAGGACCTGGGCGGCGGCTGGCGCGCGGGATTCAACATCGAGTCGCAGATCAACCTCGGCACGGGCACCGGCACGGCGACGAACCTCACGAACCAGCCGCGCGGGCAGACGGCCACCGGCGGATTCGCGTGGAACCGGCGCTCGACGCTGAGCCTGCACTCGCCGTACGGCGAACTGCGCCTGGGCCGCGACTACGTCACCACGTTCATCCCCGTGTACCTCTTCGACCCGTTCGCGACGGTGGGCGTGGCGAGCGCCACCAACTTCCAGTCTTGGTACACGCCGTCGCTCGCGCCGATGACGCTGAGCCGTGCCAGCAACATCGTGGCGTACCACCTCCCGCCCACCGTGGTGAAGGGCATGTATGCCTATGCGCAGGCTGCGCCGTCCGAAGGGTCGGGCGCGCGGTACGCGGGCCTCGGCGCCGGCTACCGCGAAGGGCCGCTGCAGTTCAGCCTGGCCGTGGCCGAGGCGAAGAACCCGCTCGGCGGGTCGCCGGGGCTCTCGCCCGGCACCACCGCGCCCGACAACCGCCTGGGCGTGTGGGCGATCGGCGGCGGCTGGGAGGCGGTCAAAGGCTTCCGGCTGATGGGCATCGTGCATTCGCAGCACTTCGACCGATTCGGCACCACGGCCGCGAACACCGAGGTCAACCGGCGCGTGGACGACTGGCTGCTCGGCTTCACGTGGGCCTTCGGCGTGCACACGTTCAAGTACTCGCACGTGCACCGCAACGACCGCGGCGCCACCGACTTCGACCCGTCGCAGGACGGCGCCGGCTACGTCCACAACCTCTCGAAGCGCACGGCGATCTACCTCACCTACGTGCACATCCGCAACGGCAACAACGGCACCTACAACTTCTCGTCGTCGAACTTCGCACCGCCGCCCGGCGAGTCGGCGCAGGCATTGCAGCTCGGCATGAACCACACCTTCTGA
- a CDS encoding potassium channel beta subunit family protein, with product MNYRHLGRSGLQVSELSLGSWVTYANQVDVAAAVELMAAAHDGGINFFDNAEAYADGRSEEVMGQALKALKWPRLNYVVSTKFYLGLARKEKVAPNRKNTLNRKYLLDAIDGSLRRLQLDFVDLVFCHRPDPHTPIEETVWAMSDLIDRGKALYWGTSEWSSGDIRAAWEIAERHHLRKPVMEQPQYHLFHRRRVEDQYRRLYGDIGLGLTTWSPLASGLLTGKYRDGVPDGSRGARAEMAFLRDHLTDTRRNEAVAQLAEVASDLGCSMAQLAIAWVARNEHVSTVITGASSVAQLQSNLKSLDVVPKLTPDVLARIDTISLPHCE from the coding sequence ATGAACTACCGACACCTCGGCCGCAGTGGCCTTCAAGTGAGCGAACTGTCGCTCGGCTCCTGGGTCACGTACGCCAACCAGGTGGACGTGGCCGCCGCCGTCGAGCTGATGGCCGCCGCGCACGACGGCGGCATCAACTTCTTCGACAACGCCGAGGCCTACGCCGACGGGCGCAGCGAGGAGGTGATGGGCCAGGCGCTGAAGGCGCTGAAGTGGCCGCGCCTGAACTACGTCGTGTCCACCAAGTTCTACCTGGGCCTCGCGCGCAAGGAGAAGGTCGCGCCGAACCGGAAGAACACGCTCAACCGCAAGTACCTGCTCGACGCCATCGACGGCTCGCTGCGACGGCTGCAGCTCGACTTCGTCGACCTCGTCTTCTGCCACCGTCCCGACCCGCACACGCCCATCGAGGAAACCGTGTGGGCCATGAGCGACCTGATCGACCGCGGCAAGGCGCTCTACTGGGGCACGAGCGAATGGAGCTCCGGCGACATCCGCGCGGCCTGGGAGATCGCCGAGCGCCACCACCTGCGCAAGCCGGTGATGGAGCAGCCGCAGTACCACCTGTTCCACCGCCGCCGCGTCGAGGACCAGTACCGCCGACTGTACGGCGACATCGGCCTCGGTCTCACCACGTGGAGCCCGCTCGCGAGCGGCCTGCTCACCGGCAAGTACCGCGACGGCGTGCCCGACGGCAGCCGTGGCGCCCGCGCGGAGATGGCCTTCCTGCGCGACCACCTGACCGACACGCGGCGCAACGAGGCCGTGGCGCAACTGGCCGAGGTGGCGTCCGACCTCGGCTGCAGCATGGCCCAGCTCGCCATCGCCTGGGTGGCCCGCAACGAACACGTCAGCACCGTGATCACAGGCGCCTCCAGCGTCGCGCAGTTGCAGTCGAACCTGAAGTCGCTCGACGTCGTGCCGAAGCTCACGCCCGACGTGCTCGCCCGCATCGACACCATCTCCCTCCCCCACTGCGAGTGA